A portion of the Babylonia areolata isolate BAREFJ2019XMU chromosome 4, ASM4173473v1, whole genome shotgun sequence genome contains these proteins:
- the LOC143281474 gene encoding uncharacterized protein LOC143281474 has translation MTTDASIDCKGCNTSATTRNTRVDRGFNPDRATVCSRHFTDSCFRYGPTGVRSLIPGSLPTEFMPYNLQVSGNTKTTPTKTID, from the exons ATGACAACCGATGCCTCGATCGACTGCAAAGGCTGC AACACTTCCGCTACGACTCGGAACACACGCGTCGACCGCGGGTTCAATCCAGACAGAGCGACAGTTTGTTCACGGCATTTCACAGATTCTTGCTTTAGATATG GACCCACTGGTGTGCGATCCTTGATTCCTGGAAGTCTTCCAACTGAATTCATGCCTTACAACTTACAAGTCAGTGGAAACACCAAAACCACCCCCACGAAAACCATTG ACTAG